The genomic region TAGACTGATGTACTGGCAGGTTTATCTTCACAAAACAGGCATAGGAGCTGAGCATTTATTACAATCAGTTTTTGTGCGTATAAAAGAATTGATTCAGTCAGGAGAAAAAATGGAAATCCCAGTAGATCTTAATTTCTTTCTGCAAAACGAGGTTTCTTTAAAAGATTTTGATCTAGAAACCTTGAATAGATTCTCTAGATTAGATGATACAGACTTGATTACCACTTTAAAATTTGGTGCACAACATAAAGATTTTGTCCTTAAAGAATTATGTCAAATGATTCTTAACAGGCAATTACTTAAAATTAAGTTTACAAAGCAGCCAGTGAAAGACTCAAAACTGGATAAGAAAATTAAAACTTTGAAGACCGTTTATGACCTTTCTGACCATGAGGCACGTTATTTTGTTTTCTCAGGTGCTGTTCATAATCTCGCTTACGCGAAAGCGAAACCCATCAAAATTCTTTTCAAAAACGGGAAGTTAGTAGAGCTCATAAAGGCTGGGGAGGAAGCAAGTTTTAAAGCACTCACAAAACAAGTGACAAAATATTACTATTGCTATCCTAAGATTCAGGATTAACTAAAATTACTATTTTTGCGATAATGAAATTTACCGTACAACAGATTGCAGATATACTAGAAGGAACTATTGTAGGTGACTCTGAAATGCAAGTTTCTAAGCTATCTAAAATAGAAGAAGGCGAGGCTGGTAGTATCAGTTTTTTATCTAATGCTAAGTATACACCTTATATATATACAACAAACGCTAGTGCGGTTATTGTAAATGAAGACTTTGTTCCAGATCAGGACCTATCTACAACATTAATAAAGGTAGAAGATTCATATAGCGCGTTCACTAAATTACTTGAGTATTATCAATTAATCAAATTCAACAAAAGTGGTGTTGAGCAACCTAGTTTCTTGCATGAATCAGTTATCCATGGTGATGGATTATATCTAGCGGCGTTTGCCTACGTTTCTCAAAATGTCAAACTAGGTGAAAATGTAAAGATCTTTTCACAAGTACACATATCAGATAATGTAACTATAGGAGATAACTGTATCATCCACGCAGGTGCAAAAATTATGTCTGATACTATAATAGGTAATAACGTTACCATACATGCAGGCGCTGTTGTAGGAGCTGATGGTTTTGGTTTCTCACCTAACGCAGACGGTACTTATAATAAAATACCTCAAACAGGTATTGTCATTATAGAAGATAATGTTGATATAGGAGCGCTTACTACAATTGATAGAGCTACTCTAGGAGCCACTGTCATTAAAAAAGGAGCTAAGTTAGATAATCAAATACAGATAGGACATAATGTAGAGATTGGAGAAAATACGGTTATAGCGGCCCAAACCGGTGTTGCTGGTTCTACAAAGGTAGGTAAGAGCTGTCGTATAGGTGGTCAGGTAGGTATTTCAGGACATTTAACGATAGGTGATAATGTTGGGATACAAGCGCAAAGTGGTGTAGGCAGAAATATAAAAGATAATAGTGTTATACAAGGTTCACCAGCATTTGATTATGGCGATTGGAACCGTTCTTATGTATATTTTAAAAATTTAAAAAAGCTAGACGGCAGGATTGCTGATCTTGAGAAAAAGAATTCATAGATGACTACTACAGATTTTAAACAAACGACGATCTCTAAAGATGTTTCCTTAACAGGTGTAGGATTGCACACAGGGAATGATGTAACTTTAGTTTTTAAACCAGCACCAGCAAATCACGGCTATAAATTTCAGCGAGTTGATTTAGAAGGTCAGCCTGTGATTGAAGCAGATGCAAATTTTGTTACAGATACAAAGCGAGGAACAACATTAGATAAAAATGGAGTTCATATTAATACTTGTGAGCATGTCCTTGCAGCGCTGGTAGGTTTAGAAATAGATAACTGTCTTATTGAGATCGATAACAGTGAACCGCCTATCATGGATGGGTCATCAAAATTCTTTATTGAGGCATTAGAAAAAGCAGGTATAGATTCATTAGATGAAAATCGCAAAGAATATGTTGTTAAAGATGTTATCTCTTATCGTGATGAAGAAACGGGTAGTGAGATCATATTGATGCCTTCAGACTCTTATCAGGTGACTACGATGGTAGATTTTGGCACTAAAGTTTTAGGTACCCAAAATGCTACCCTAGAAAAATTATCTGACTTTAAATCAGAAATCTCAGATTCTAGAACGTTTAGTTTCTTGCACGAGATTGAGATGTTGCTAGAGCATGGTTTAATAAAAGGAGGAGATTTAAATAATGCCATCGTCTATGTAGATAAAGAACTTTCATCTAAAACGATGGAGAATCTTAAAAAAGCCTTTAATAAAGATAATGTGTCTGTAAAGCCTAATGGGATTTTAGATAATTTAACCTTACATTATCCTAATGAAGCTGCACGCCATAAACTTTTAGACGTAATAGGTGACCTTGCCCTTGTAGGAACCAGAATAAGAGGTAAAGTGATAGCTAACAAGCCTGGTCACTATGTAAATACACAATTTGCAAAAAAATTATCTAAGCTTATCAAGCTAGAAGCACGTAATAATGTTCCAAAAATTGATTTAAATCAAGAACCACTAATGGATGTGGTTAAAATTATGGAGGTATTACCGCATAGACCACCATTTTTATTAATAGATAAGATTTTTGAATTATCAGATAGTCACGTTATCGGTTGTAAAAACGTAACGATGAATGAGCAATTCTTTAATGGCCATTTCCCAGGAGCACCAGTTATGCCTGGAGTGTTAATCGTTGAAGCCATGGCTCAAACAGGTGGTATTTTAGTGTTAAGTACCGTTCCAGATCCAGAAAACTATTTAACATTCTTCATGAAAATGGATAATGTGAAATTCAAGCGTAAAGTTTCTCCAGGAGACACGCTTATATTTAAATGTGATTTAATAACACCTATTAGAAGAGGTATATGTCACATGCAAGCTTATGCTTATGCAAACGGTGTACTATGTGCCGAGGCTGAGTTAATGGCACAAATCTCAAAAGTAAAATAATGAATCAACCATTAGCATACGTACATCCAGGTGCAAAAATTGCCAAGAATGTAGTTATAGAACCATTTACAACTATTCATAATGACGTTATAATCGGTGAAGGGACATGGATAGGATCTAACGTTACCATTATGGAAGGTGCTCGCATCGGTAAAAACGTTAGTATATTTCCAGGTGCTGTCATAAGCGCGATTCCTCAAGATAAGAAATTTGAAGATGAGGATACTACCACTGTTATAGGTGATAATACGACAATTAGAGAATGTGTTACGATCAATAGAGGAACCTCTGACCGCATGAAAACGGTGATAGGTAAAAACTGTTGGATCATGGCTTACTGCCATATCGCACATGACTGTATTGTAGGTGATAATTGTATATTCTCAAATAACAGTACACTAGCTGGACATATTACAGTAGGTGACCACGTCGTTCTTGCTGGAATGGCAGCCGTGCAACAGTTCTGTCAGATAGGTAGTCATGCATTTGTTACAGGTGGATCTTTAGTAAGAAAAGATGTTCCTCCTTTTGTAAAAGCAGGACGCGAACCATTAAGTTATGTTGGTATTAATTCTGTAGGATTAAGAAGAAGAGGCTTTGAATTAGAGAAAATCAGAGAAATTCAAGATATTTACCGCATTCTTTATCAGAAAAACTATAACGTTTCTCAAGCAGTACAAATTATTGAAGCTGAAATGAGCGCGACTAATGAAAGAGATGAAATAATAGAATTTATAAAAAACTCAAAGCGAGGTATCATGAGAGGATACGTGGCTAGTAATTAATAAGATATGGCAAGTACAAGCGACATTAGAAAAGGATTGTGTATTAGATACAATCACGATATTTATAAAATTGTAGAATTTTTACACGTTAAGCCTGGTAAAGGACCAGCATTTGTAAGAACAAAATTAAAAAGTGTAACTAACGGTAAAGTTATCGATAACACTTTCTCTGCTGGACATAAAATAGAAGATATAAGAGTAGAGACTCAATCTTTCCAGTATTTATATCAAGACCCAGAAGGATACCATTTTATGAACACAGATACTTATGAGCAAATACGTTTACAAGAATCTGTACTAGACGCACCAGGTCTATTAAAGGAAGGCGAAATCGTAAAGATCCAAATTAATACTGAAGATGATTCACCGCTATCAGTTGATATGCCTCAGTATGTTGTATTAGAAGTAACGGCAACAGAGCCTGGTCTCAAAGGTAATACAGCTACAAACGCTACTAAACCAGCAACTGTTGAAACAGGTGCAGAGGTTAACGTACCTCTTTTCATTAATGAAGGAGATAAAATACGTATCGATACAGAAAAAGGTGCTTATCACGAGCGCATGAAAGAGTAAATGAAGTTTTCTCAAACACATCGTTTAAAAGATATTGCTGCGCTCATAGATTGTGAGTATGTAGGTGATGATCAGTTCCCGGTAACAGGTATGAACGAGATTCATGTTGTGACACCAGGCGACATTGTGTTTGTGGATCATCCTAAATATTATGATAAAGCATTACAAAGTGATGCCACCATCGTTTTGATTAATAAAAAAGTAGAAGCACCGGCAGGCAAAGCTCTTTTAATATCAGATGATCCTTTTAGAGATTTCAATAAATTAACACAGCACTTTGCTCCATTTCACGCTTTCGCGAAAGCGAATACTAATCCACCTATAGTAGGTAAAGGTACTGTCATACAACCCAATGCTTTTTTAGGTAATGAGGTTGTAATAGGTGAAAACTGCATCATACATAGCAATGTGTCTATAAATGATAGATGCGTTATAGGAAATAATGTAATTATTCACTCAGGTACAGTTTTAGGAGCAGATGCCTTCTATTATAAGCGTAGACCTGAAGGATATGATAAATTACTAAGTAACGGTCGTGTGATCGTTGAAGACCATGTTGAAATAGGTGCTGCATGCACTATTGATCGTGGTGTAAGTGGCGATACAACCATAGGTTATGGTAGTAAACTGGATAATCAAGTGCATATAGGACACGATACGGTATTAGGAAAAAATGTGTTGATAGCTAGTCAGACAGGTATATCAGGTTGTGTAGTTATAGAAGATGATGTAAAAATCTGGGGACAAGTAGGTATACGCAGTGACGTTAGATTAGGAAAAGGATGTGAAATAATGGCACAAAGTGGTGTCTCAAAAGATGTTAAACCAGGTGATGTATTATTTGGGTCGCCAGCTTCAAATGCTAAAGAAAAGTTTAGAGAGCTGGCAGCTATAAGAATGTTACCTAACTTTATCAAAAATAATTAAATGTCAGCAGCAGCTAAAAAAATTGTACGGTCGTTCTTGGATTCAGATGTATTCATTAATCCTGAATTGTTTAAGGATTTCATACATCCAGATTTTAGAACACACTGGCACGCAAGTTCTGGTTATAGAGAATACGATTATAATGAATATTATAGACTTACTGAGTCTACTGCGTCATCATATGAAAGTATGAGAACAGATATAACGCACATGATCAGTGAAAAGGATGAAGTAGCAGCAAGGTTTACAGTGTTTGTAAAAACAGTAGAAAATCCTCGAGAAGAAATCCCTATAGGTTATTTTATTTCTATCTTTAAAGTCTCAGAAAATAAGATTATTGAGATTCATCAAACGAGTCACCCTAGCGAAAATTAAATAAATAAAACTCAACTTAAATATATATAAATGAGCGTTTTAGTAAACAAAGATTCTAAAATTATAGTACAAGGTTTCACTGGTAGTGAAGGAACATTCCACGCAGGCCAGATGATTGAATACGGTACAAACGTAGTAGGTGGAGTAACACCAGGTAAAGGTGGACAGACACACTTAGATAAGCCTGTTTTCAACACTGTTTCTGAAGCGGTTGAGAAAGTTGGAGCAAACGTAACTATCATTTTTGTGCCACCAGCATTTGCTGCAGATGCTATAATGGAAGCTGCAGACGCAGGAATTGAGGTAATAATTACTATTACTGAAGGTATTCCAGTTGCTGATATGGTAAAAGCTGCTGACTATATTAAAGATAAAAACTGTCGTCTTGTTGGACCTAACTGTCCAGGTGTAATCACTCCAGGAGAAGCAAAGGTAGGAATCATGCCTGGTTTTGTATTTAAAAAGGGTAAAGTTGGAATCGTTTCAAAATCAGGAACTCTTACTTATGAGGCATCTGACCAAGTTGTAAAACAAGGATATGGTATTTCTACAGCGATCGGTATAGGTGGTGATCCTATTATAGGAACAACTACTAAAGAGGCCGTAGAGTTATTTATGAATGATCCAGAAACTGAAGCTATTGTAATGATAGGTGAAATAGGTGGTCAGTTAGAGGCTGATGCAGCACAGTGGATTAAAGCTACTGGAAATAAGAAACCAGTTATAGGCTTTATCGCTGGAGAGACTGCTCCAGCTGGTCGTACTATGGGGCACGCAGGTGCGATTGTAGGTGGATCTGAAGATACGGCACAAGCTAAAAAAGCAATTATGAGAGAATGTGGAATTCACGTTGTAGATTCTCCTGCTGAAATAGGTAAAAAAGTAGCTGAAGTAATAGGCTAATTTTTAAATCACATGGTCTAGACTTTTCTTTTATAAAGAGAAGTCTAGACTTTTTTAATTAAACCAATTATGAAATTACTTGAAGGTAAAACAGCTCTTATTACAGGAGCGAGTAGAGGTATAGGTAAAGGAATTGCACAAGTCTATGCAAAGCATGGAGCAAATGTTGCATTCACTTACAGCAGCTCTGAAGCACCAGCACTAGAACTAGAAAAAGAACTTACAGCAATGGGTGTTAAAGCCAAAGCTTACAAGAGTAATGCAGCAAGTTTTCAAGAATCACAAGATCTAGTCGTGCAGGTTGTAGAGGATTTTGGTACTGTTGATATTTTAATCAATAACGCTGGAATTACTAAGGATAATCTCTTAATGCGTATTAGTGAGGAAGACTTTGATCAAGTAATAGAAGTGAACTTGAAGTCTGTTTTTAATATGACTAAAGCTGTTCAACGTACTATGTTGAAACAGCGATCAGGTAGTATTATAAACATGAGTAGTGTAGTAGGTGTTAAAGGTAATGCTGGTCAAACTAACTATGCTGCGAGTAAGGCAGGTATTATAGGCTTTTCAAAATCTGTAGCGCTTGAATTAGGTTCTAGAAATATTAGATGTAACTCAATTGCACCAGGATTTATCGAGACAGAAATGACTGGTAAATTAAATGAAGATGTTGTTCAAGGATGGAGAGATGCTATACCATTAAAACGTGGTGGTAGCCCAGAAGATGTCGCAAATGCTTGTGTATTCTTAGGTAGTGATCTTTCAACTTATGTAACAGGTCAGACACTTAACGTGGATGGCGGTATGCTTACCTAGTAAATAATAGACTTATATGACTATATTATGGATTATTCTTGCAACTATTGTTGCAGCTCTAGTAGCCTTATTCCATTATGGTTATATATTTTCTAATAAAAAAAATAATAAACAAAAACCGTGGTTTGCCTTTTTAAGGTTTCTCACGGTTTTTACTATTCTAATACTCTTTTTAGATCTTAAATTTGATAAAACCACTTATCAAACTATCAAACCATTACTGTTAGTACAAGTTGATAACTCTAGTTCAATAGCGCAGTTAAAAGTTAATGAAGATTTAAAAACAGATTATGCAGTTTTAATTGAGCATCCTACCATAAAAGATAATTTTGAAATTCAACGTTTTAGTTTTTCAAATCAGGTTCAACCATTAGACAGTATTAACTTTAATGGGGCAGAGACTAATATTTATAATGCAATTGAACAACCACAAAAATTATTTAAGGATCGTAACAAAGCTGTGGTCATACTTACAGATGGTAATCAAACGAGCGGTAATAGTTATAGATATGCAACAATCGATTCAAAAACTGCAATCTATCCAATAATATATGGAGACACGACCAACTATCCAGACCTTAAAATTACACAACTTAATGTAAATCGTTATTCTTATTTGAATAATGAATTTCCAGTAGAGATCTTTACATCATATAATGGAGCCTCTACAGTGACGACTCAATTTAAAATCACTAGCGGTAATACCACTTTACATCAAGAGCAAATACGCTTTTCAAAAGAAAATACTTCTAAGATTGTAAACCTTAATCTTACTAGTAAACAGGTAGGTACTCAATCCTTAAGAGCATCACTCACACCATTAACTGCCGAAAAAAATATCAGTAATAATTATCGCAATTTTGCAGTAGAAGTCATTGATCAACAAACTAAGATTTTGATATTGAGCAATGTCATGCATCCCGATCTTGCTGCTATTAAAAAAGCAATAGCCTCTAATCAACAGCGTGACGTTAGTATTCAAAAAACCATTGATAATCCAGATCTTAATGATTATAACATGGTTATTTTCTATAGTCCTGATAACGCTTTCGCGAAAGCGTATAGCCAAGCCAAGCAGCTCAATAAAAATACATGGACTATAACTGGACCTAGTACTGATTATGAGTTTTTAAATAGCCAGATGACAGCTTACAGTATTGAGTTAGATGAGGAAGTCGATGAGGTACAACCTATTTTAAATACGTCTTACACAACCTTTAATTTAGAAGGTTATAGTTATGATGATTATCCGCCAGTGCAGGTTCCCTTTGGAGCAGTAAGAATGAACACAGTGCCTAATGTATTAATGTTTAAGTCCATAGGTGATGTAGAAACTCAACAACCATTATGGTTTACTTATGAAGAGAATGACACGAGACATGCCGTGTTTCTAGCCGAAGGTTTCTGGAGATGGCGAGCACAGAGTTATCTAGAAGAAAAAGATTTTAAAAACTGGGATGAATTAGTAGGTAGTCAGATTCAATATCTCGCTTCAAATAAAAGGCGTAACAGATTAGAAATAGACTATAAAACCTTCTATTATCAAAATCAAAAGATTATAATCAATGCACAATATCTAGATAAAAATTATGAATTTGAGGACAATGGTATTCTCAACATGACATTAATTCATACAACAACTGATAGGCAAATTGTAAGACCTTTTATATTAGAAGGAAATAGTTATTCAGTTGATTTAAGTGGTATTGGGGCAGGTGATTATCGATTTACCGTTAAGGTAGAAAATGACCAGTTAAGCCAGAGTGGTTCTTTAAGTATTCTAGAATTTGATGTAGAAAAACAATTTATTAGTGCTCAGGACAGCGATATGCAACAATTAGTAGGTGTTGAAAGTGTTTACTATCAAGGTCAGATGGAACAGGTCGTTGCACAACTAATGCAAAACCCTCTATTAAAACCTGTAGAACGATCTAGTACCAGTTATGCAAGTTTGATCGATTGGAAATACTTACTAGGGATTATATTACTACTACTAGGCCTGGAGTGGTTCTTAAGAAAGTATAATGGACTAATCTAAGCACTGCATTATTTGGATGTTGAGATATAAAATTAGTTGGACAGCTTTTTAACTAGAGATTGCGATCGATTCATTTGTTGTGTCGTATTTTAACACTTCAAAACTAAATTAAAATTATAATGGAAAAATTACCCAAAGCAGGATTAGTTGCTATCATAGCAGTTGTTTTATTAATCATTGTTATACTTAAAAGTTCAGTGGTAATAGGAGCTGGACAAGCTGGTGTTTTATTTAAAACTTTAGGAAATGGTGTAGATTTAGAAAACACATATGGAGAAGGTTTTCACATCATCGCACCATGGAACGATATGATTGTTTATCCTACAAGACAACAATCAGTTTCTGATCAAATGCAAGTGCTGTCAGTTAATGGACTAGAAGTTAAGGTTGATGCAACGGTATGGTACATGCCAGAATATGACAAATTACCTTTCTTACATCAAGAAAAAGGTATTGATTATAAATCTCAGATTCTTGCACCAGCGATAAGTGCTGCAGCACGTAGTGTTGTTGGTCGTTATACACCAGAGCAATTATATTCTAGTAAAAGAGATGTCATCCAACAAGAAATTCTTGAAGAAGTGCAAAAAGAACTTACTACCCAATACATTATAGTAAATAGAGTCCTAGTAAAAGATGTCACTTTACCTATTAAGATAAAAGAAGCTATTGAGCGTAAATTAAAGCAAGAGCAAGAATCACTAGAATATGAATTCCGTTTAA from Nonlabens arenilitoris harbors:
- the lpxD gene encoding UDP-3-O-(3-hydroxymyristoyl)glucosamine N-acyltransferase, with protein sequence MKFTVQQIADILEGTIVGDSEMQVSKLSKIEEGEAGSISFLSNAKYTPYIYTTNASAVIVNEDFVPDQDLSTTLIKVEDSYSAFTKLLEYYQLIKFNKSGVEQPSFLHESVIHGDGLYLAAFAYVSQNVKLGENVKIFSQVHISDNVTIGDNCIIHAGAKIMSDTIIGNNVTIHAGAVVGADGFGFSPNADGTYNKIPQTGIVIIEDNVDIGALTTIDRATLGATVIKKGAKLDNQIQIGHNVEIGENTVIAAQTGVAGSTKVGKSCRIGGQVGISGHLTIGDNVGIQAQSGVGRNIKDNSVIQGSPAFDYGDWNRSYVYFKNLKKLDGRIADLEKKNS
- a CDS encoding bifunctional UDP-3-O-[3-hydroxymyristoyl] N-acetylglucosamine deacetylase/3-hydroxyacyl-ACP dehydratase codes for the protein MTTTDFKQTTISKDVSLTGVGLHTGNDVTLVFKPAPANHGYKFQRVDLEGQPVIEADANFVTDTKRGTTLDKNGVHINTCEHVLAALVGLEIDNCLIEIDNSEPPIMDGSSKFFIEALEKAGIDSLDENRKEYVVKDVISYRDEETGSEIILMPSDSYQVTTMVDFGTKVLGTQNATLEKLSDFKSEISDSRTFSFLHEIEMLLEHGLIKGGDLNNAIVYVDKELSSKTMENLKKAFNKDNVSVKPNGILDNLTLHYPNEAARHKLLDVIGDLALVGTRIRGKVIANKPGHYVNTQFAKKLSKLIKLEARNNVPKIDLNQEPLMDVVKIMEVLPHRPPFLLIDKIFELSDSHVIGCKNVTMNEQFFNGHFPGAPVMPGVLIVEAMAQTGGILVLSTVPDPENYLTFFMKMDNVKFKRKVSPGDTLIFKCDLITPIRRGICHMQAYAYANGVLCAEAELMAQISKVK
- the lpxA gene encoding acyl-ACP--UDP-N-acetylglucosamine O-acyltransferase, translating into MNQPLAYVHPGAKIAKNVVIEPFTTIHNDVIIGEGTWIGSNVTIMEGARIGKNVSIFPGAVISAIPQDKKFEDEDTTTVIGDNTTIRECVTINRGTSDRMKTVIGKNCWIMAYCHIAHDCIVGDNCIFSNNSTLAGHITVGDHVVLAGMAAVQQFCQIGSHAFVTGGSLVRKDVPPFVKAGREPLSYVGINSVGLRRRGFELEKIREIQDIYRILYQKNYNVSQAVQIIEAEMSATNERDEIIEFIKNSKRGIMRGYVASN
- the efp gene encoding elongation factor P, whose protein sequence is MASTSDIRKGLCIRYNHDIYKIVEFLHVKPGKGPAFVRTKLKSVTNGKVIDNTFSAGHKIEDIRVETQSFQYLYQDPEGYHFMNTDTYEQIRLQESVLDAPGLLKEGEIVKIQINTEDDSPLSVDMPQYVVLEVTATEPGLKGNTATNATKPATVETGAEVNVPLFINEGDKIRIDTEKGAYHERMKE
- a CDS encoding UDP-3-O-(3-hydroxymyristoyl)glucosamine N-acyltransferase, whose amino-acid sequence is MKFSQTHRLKDIAALIDCEYVGDDQFPVTGMNEIHVVTPGDIVFVDHPKYYDKALQSDATIVLINKKVEAPAGKALLISDDPFRDFNKLTQHFAPFHAFAKANTNPPIVGKGTVIQPNAFLGNEVVIGENCIIHSNVSINDRCVIGNNVIIHSGTVLGADAFYYKRRPEGYDKLLSNGRVIVEDHVEIGAACTIDRGVSGDTTIGYGSKLDNQVHIGHDTVLGKNVLIASQTGISGCVVIEDDVKIWGQVGIRSDVRLGKGCEIMAQSGVSKDVKPGDVLFGSPASNAKEKFRELAAIRMLPNFIKNN
- a CDS encoding nuclear transport factor 2 family protein, encoding MSAAAKKIVRSFLDSDVFINPELFKDFIHPDFRTHWHASSGYREYDYNEYYRLTESTASSYESMRTDITHMISEKDEVAARFTVFVKTVENPREEIPIGYFISIFKVSENKIIEIHQTSHPSEN
- the sucD gene encoding succinate--CoA ligase subunit alpha is translated as MSVLVNKDSKIIVQGFTGSEGTFHAGQMIEYGTNVVGGVTPGKGGQTHLDKPVFNTVSEAVEKVGANVTIIFVPPAFAADAIMEAADAGIEVIITITEGIPVADMVKAADYIKDKNCRLVGPNCPGVITPGEAKVGIMPGFVFKKGKVGIVSKSGTLTYEASDQVVKQGYGISTAIGIGGDPIIGTTTKEAVELFMNDPETEAIVMIGEIGGQLEADAAQWIKATGNKKPVIGFIAGETAPAGRTMGHAGAIVGGSEDTAQAKKAIMRECGIHVVDSPAEIGKKVAEVIG
- the fabG gene encoding 3-oxoacyl-[acyl-carrier-protein] reductase, with amino-acid sequence MKLLEGKTALITGASRGIGKGIAQVYAKHGANVAFTYSSSEAPALELEKELTAMGVKAKAYKSNAASFQESQDLVVQVVEDFGTVDILINNAGITKDNLLMRISEEDFDQVIEVNLKSVFNMTKAVQRTMLKQRSGSIINMSSVVGVKGNAGQTNYAASKAGIIGFSKSVALELGSRNIRCNSIAPGFIETEMTGKLNEDVVQGWRDAIPLKRGGSPEDVANACVFLGSDLSTYVTGQTLNVDGGMLT
- a CDS encoding prohibitin family protein, translated to MEKLPKAGLVAIIAVVLLIIVILKSSVVIGAGQAGVLFKTLGNGVDLENTYGEGFHIIAPWNDMIVYPTRQQSVSDQMQVLSVNGLEVKVDATVWYMPEYDKLPFLHQEKGIDYKSQILAPAISAAARSVVGRYTPEQLYSSKRDVIQQEILEEVQKELTTQYIIVNRVLVKDVTLPIKIKEAIERKLKQEQESLEYEFRLTKATKEAERQKIDAEGKAVANRILSASLTDKILTEKGIEATLMLSQSPNSKVIVIGGGESGGLPIILGNQ